In Deinococcus irradiatisoli, the genomic stretch GCAAGCTGGCGCGCAGCATCTACGCCCTGACCCCCGCCGGCCTGGAACTTCAGCGGGTGATCGCGGCCATCAGCGACTGGGCCGACGCCCACCTCAGCGAGGAAGACACCCTCAGCCTCAAGACACCCTGCGCCGGTTGAGCAGCGCCGTTTCGGCGGGCGCCCAGCATCAAGCCGCTGGGCGCCCGCTCGGCTTGATGGGCGCCGCGCCGCCGGTCCGGTTCTTTCGCATCGGCACACCAAAGTCACCGACAGGCGGGCCAGGGTCTGTCTATACTTCTGCCATGAGCCTCCTCGACATGATTGGCCCGGTGATGATCGGGCCGAGCAGCAGCCATACCGCCGGGGCCTGCCGCATCGGGCAGGTGGCCCGCCAGTTGCTGGGCCAGACGCCCGCCCGCGCCGAGATCGGGTTGCACGCCAGCTTCGCCAAGACCGGCAGGGGCCACGGCACCCATCTGGCCCTGATCGCCGGGCTGCTCGGCTACACCCCGGACGACGCCCGGCTGCCACAGGCTTTTGACGAAGCCGGCGCCGCCGACCTCACCTACACCTTCGAGAACGTGGACCTGGGCGACGTGCATCCCAATTCGGCGCGGCTGCGGGTGTGGGGCAACGGCGAGCAGGTGGAGGTGATCGCGTCGAGTACCGGCGGCGGCGTCATCGACGTGATCCGGGTAGACGGCTTCAAGGTCAGCTTTTCCGGCGGCGCGTTTACCCTGCTCACGCGCTACCACGACACGGTGGGCGTGATCGCCAAGGTCGCGGGCCTGCTGGCCGCCGATCAGGTCAACATCGCGGCGCTCACCTGCGCCCGCAACCAGCGCGGCGGCGACGCCATGCTCTGCACCGAACTCGATCAGCCGCTGGGCGAAGCGGCCCACACCTTTTTGCGAAGCTGGCCCGAGATGAAGTGGGTCAGGATGGTGCGCCCGGTGATGGACGCCGGCATCCAAGCGCCCGTGCTGCTGGGAACCACCGCATGACCCTCGACGACCTGATGAGGGCTCCAGCACCCGCCTCTCAGTGGGTGCTGGACCGCGACTGCGCCGAGAACGGCCTGACACCTGGCATGGTGAAAGAAGCCATGCGCTCGCGCATCACCGAGATGAGAAGCAGCATCGAGCGTGGACTGGCATCGAGCGCGCCGAGCATCACCGGCATGGTCGGCTGGAACGCCAAGGGCCTGCACGACGCGCCGGACGTGCTCAACGCGCCGCTGCTCAAGCGGGTGCAGGCCTACGCCATGGCCGTCAACGAGGAAAATGCCCGGATGGGCCGCATCGTGGCCGCGCCGACCGCCGGCAGCGCCGGCACCATTCCCGGCGCGCTGCTGGGCGTGGCCGATCACCTGGGCATACCCGACGAGCAACTCGTCATGCCGATGGTGCTGGCGGCGGGCGTGGGCAAGGCCATTTCCAGGCAGATGTTCATTTCCGGCGCGGCGGGCGGCTGCCAGGCCGAGATCGGTTCGAGCGCGGCGATGGCCGCCGCCGCCGTCACCGAACTGCTGGGCGGCACGCCGCGCGCCTGCGTCCACGCCGCCGCCATGGCCCTGATGAACACCATCGGGCTGGTGTGCGACCCGGTGGGTGGTTACGTGGAAGTGCCTTGCGTGTCGCGCAACGCTTTTTTCGCGGTGCACGCGGTCAGCAGCGCGCAACTGGCGCTGAGCAGCCTGGAGAGCTTCATTCCGCCGGACGAGGTGATCACCGCGATGGCCCAGGTGGGCCGGATGATGCCGCTGGAACTGCGCGAGACCGCCGAGGGTGGGCTGGCCCAGACGCCCACGGGCCTGGCGGTCACGGCGCGGATGGCGGAAAAGTAAGCGTTCAGCGCGGGCGCACTCCCTGACGAACGCGCCAGCCCAGCCCACCCACGACCAGGGCGGGCACCGCCAGCATGCCGAGGCTCAGCGCGCCAGCGAGCCCCGCCGGTTGCATCTCGTACGGCAGCGCCAGACCGCACAACACGCAGGCCGCGTGCCAGCACACCAGGGCCAGGGGTAAGGCCAGAGTCGCCACCACCAGCGAGGCTCGGTTCCAGCTCAGCCAGCCCAGCCAGAAGGACGAGGTCAGCAGCCACGCCAGGGCAATCTGGTTGGCGGTATCGGAAGCCGACCAATCCAGGCGCAGGAACACGGCAGCGAGCAGCAGCAGCGCCACGCCGAATCCGCAGCGTCGCCGGCGCTGCGCCGCCCGCAGATGCTGGCGGGTCTGCGCGGCCCAGGCCGAATCGGGAACATGCTCGGCTTCCGCCCGCATGGCCGCATCCCAGTCGTCAGGCTTCATGTCAGGCCAGGCGCTCCTTGCCGCTTTTCCAGACCTTCGCGGCGCCCAAAGCATTCACGGCCAGCATCGCCACCCCCACGCCCAGTCCCACAAAGGGTTGCGGCGTCTGAGGCGCGAACTCGGCCCACAACCACTGGGCCATGACCAGGCAGGCCCAGGACAGGGGCACATACAGCATCGCGCTCAGCACGACGTGCCCTGCCGAGATGCCCATCCGGCTCAGGAACGTCCCCGCCGAGGCGACGGCACACGAGGCGACCAGCCACGACCAATGCAGCGACCTATTGGGCGCCTCGACCATCAGCAGGCCGATTTGCAGCGCGGCCAGCACGCCAAAGACCGTGATTCCCAGCCCCAGACCGCATGACATGGTGGCCCGCTGGGCATGGAGTCGAGCTTCTCTTGCCCAGACGGCATCAGGAGCGTGTTCCGCTTCGGCCTGGATGCCCCTTGCCCAGTCGTCGCGGGTCATGCTCCTGACTGCCTCGGTTTCTCTTTCCCTTCTTCCGTCCTCCGGCGTCATACCAGGGCTCCTTTCAGCTGCAGCATATTCGGCCTTTGCTGCTCGTGCGCGAGCTTCAGCCCCGCTTCGCTCAGGCGGTAGATGTGGCGCGGCGGTTTGCCGGGGTGCGGCGAGGGCTCCCATTCGGCGTCGAGCAGGTGCGCTTCGTGCAGCCTCCGCAAGATCGGGTAGAGCGTGCCACTTTTGAGCCCGGTGGCCTTGCTCAGGTCGTAGCCGTACGCCCAGCCGGGGTGCGAGGCGGCGAGCTGCGCTAGTACAGTGCGGGTCTGCGGACTGATGTGTGGCGGTCGGGGCATATTTTTATTCTACTTATGTAGACTTTGCTGTCAAGCCGCTCCTCTTCGGAAGCAGCACTTATTCAGATGCCCAGCAAGGCCCGCAGTTCGGCGTGCGAGGCGACCACCCGCTCGGCGCCCGCTTCCTGAAGGCCGGCGCTGTCCACGTCGTGGCTGCCGCCGATGAAGGCCCAGGCCGTCGCCCCAGCGCTCAGGCCCGCGCTAAGCCCCGGCAAGCTGTCCTCCACGACCAGGCAGCGGGTGATCTTGGCGCCGAGCTGCCTGGCAGCGTAGAGGTAGAGGTCCGGCAGGGGCTTGCCCAGCCCGTGCACGTCGCCGGGATGGTAAGCGTGGGAACCCACCAGTCCGGTCAGGCCCGCCGCCTTGAGCTTGGCGTGCAGGCGCTCGCGCACGCTGTTGCTGGCGACCGCGAAGGGCACGCCGGCCGCTTCGAGGGCCCGTAAGGTCTGGGCCGCGCCCGGCACTTCCGGCACCACCGCGAACGCCTCGTTGAGGCGGCCGGTGAGGCGCTCCTCGAACCCCTCGGGCCGCACCCAGCCGTGATCGCGCTCGAAGCCGGCGTACAGGTTGGACATGCTGCTGCCCACCGCCCGCGCCATGAACTCGTTTTCCTCGAAGGCCAGGCCGTGCTCGGCCAGGGTCTGGAGCCACACCCGGCCCGACACCACCTCGCTGTCGACCAGCACGCCGTCCATATCGAACAACACCGCGTCAAAGATCATCGGTCCTCACTGTAGGGCAAGTGCGCGAAGCTGACGCCCTGCTCGTCCATCAGGCTCATTGGCGAGGAATCCGGCAAGCTGGCCCAGGTCTCTCCTCCGCCCAGTTCGGCAGCGGCGCTCAGCAGCGGCGCGTCCACCGCCGGATCGAGCGTACCCCACAGATGGGCACCGGAAGGCTGCCACAGCAGCGCTCCCACCTCCTCGCTGCCCGCGTAGGCCATCAGCAGGGTAGCGTGCGTCGGGCCTTCCAGCCGGGCGGCCAGGTGGCGGCTGATCGGCAGCGCCCATTCCGGCTGGCCGTGAGCCTCGGCCAGCACCGCCGCCCAGCGCGGCAGGTGCAGACGCGAGAGCTGCTCGACGTGCAGGGCACCCGGCTCGGCAGTACTATGAACCGTGCCCACCCGCAAGTGCCCCGCTTCTCCCCCACTGCCCAGCAGCAGGCGCAGCGGCGGCACGTCGTGCTGGCGGGCCCAGTCGGTCGCCTCGCTTAAGGTGGACGCGTCCACGTCGGCGGGCAGGTAGGCGGCGTTGGCGCCCAGCAGGTTCACGCCCGGCGACAGCAGCGACTCGCCGCCGGGCCAGCCGTGCGAGAAGGTGGACAGCGGGCGGTAATACTCGAGCAGCGTCCGCAGCGCCGGGGGCAGGTCAGGCATCTGTACAAGGTACCCTGACCGCAACGCCGAAGCGCTCCAACCTGCATGGGCAGGCGGGAGCGCTTCGGGGACTTCGAAATTTCAGTCCATCGCGCTGGCGAGGGTCAGCTCGGCCTGATGCGCCTGGGCCCCCAGCCCGCGCAGGCGCTCGGCGAAGCGCTCGTAGCCGCGGTTGATGTACTGCATGCCGTCGATGATCGTTTCTCCCTCGGCGGCCAGGGCCGCGACCACCAGCGCGCCGCCGGCCCGGATGTCGGCGGCCTTGACCGGCGCGCCGTGGACCCGGCCACCCTGAATGATCTGGGTGTGCTCGCTGACGGTAATCTGGGCGCCCATGCGGTTGAGTTCCACCACGTGGGTGAGGCGGTCAGGGTAGATCTTGTCCACCACGACGCTGGTGCCGGGCACGGTGGCGAGCAGCGCGCTCATCTGCGGCTGCACGTCGGTGGGGAAACCCGGGAACTCCAGGGCGGTGATGTTGGTGGGCTTCAGGGCCGCGCGGGTGGCGTCCACCGTCAGGATGTCGCCGGATTCCAGAATGCCCACGCCCATCTCGATCAGCTTCATGCTGACGGCGCGCAGGTGGTCGGGGCGCACGCCGGTCAGGGTGATGTGGCTGCGGGTGGCGGCGGCGGCCAGCATGATGGTACCGGCCTCGATGCGGTCGGGAATGATCCGGTACTCGCCGCCGCGCAGCGATCCCACGCCCTGCACCGTGATGGTGTTGGTGCCCGCGCCGCGAATGTCGGCGCCCAGCGAGTTCAGGAAGTTGATCATGTCCACGACGTCGGTGTCGATGCTGGCGTTTTCCAGCACCACCTGACCGCTGCCCAGCGTCGCCGCCAGGATGGCGTTCTGGGTGGCGCCCACCGTCAGCATCTCGAAGACGTAGGAACCGCTCAGCGGCCGGGTGCGCAGGGCCGCGAAGTTGCCGCCTTCCTCGTCCATCTCCAGGCCCAGGGCGCGGAACGCCTTGACGTGCTGGTCCACCGGGCGGTACCCGAAGGCGCAGCCGCCGGGCATGCTGACGGTGGCTTCCCCGGCACGCGAGATCAGCGAGCCCATCACGATGAAGCTGGCGCGCATCTTGCTGACCAGCGCGTAGGGCGCCTCGGTGTTGAGGATTTCCGGGGTGTGCAGGGTCACGCTGTTGGGCCCGACCCAGGCGTGCTGCGCGCCGAGGTGGCCCACGATATCCAGAATGGTGTAGATGTCCGACAAACGCGGAATCCCGTGCAGGGTCACCGGCTCACGGCTCAGCAGCGCCGCGACGATAATCGGCAGCGCTGCATTTTTGCTGGGTTGAACCGCGAATTCGCCGCTGAGGGGGCGGCCACCGGTGATATGCAGAGGAGTGACTGGCAGCATGGGTATCCTTTGAACGGCCCGCAGTGGCCGGAGATGAAGTCAGAAAGAAGAGGAAGAGGTCTGTTGAGGGAAAGGGCCGGCGAGAAGTTGCTAGGAATGCGCGAAGAACGCTCCGCTTTTCCCTGTTGCATCTTACACACCTTACTCACCGTGAGTCCAGTACTGACGGCTGCGTGTTCAGACAATGAAGTGCCTGTAACGACCGGCAGACTTCATGGCGTTTTCATTTTAAAGCCTCGCCGTGCTAGCGGTAGCTGCTCAGATCGCCCAGGGCGCGGTCGCTGAGCAACAGCAGCACCAGCGACAGCAGCAGGATCGGCACCCACCAGCTGACCTGCGGCACGGCCAGCAGTCCAGCGCTGATGGCCCACAGCACCGTCAGGCGCGGCCACTGACCGGCGTGCCGGGAAAGCCAGGTGCTTTGCAGCAGCGCAGCGCTCAGCAGGGCCACCCCCCAGCCGTAACTGCTCAGGGCGCCGGCCGGGCGCAATCCGGCCCAGCGCACCGCTCCGTCGAGCGCCGCGATGAGCAGCAGCAGGCCGCCCGGCGCGCCCAGCACCGGCCACAAGGCGGCTCGGGCCAGCAGCGCCGGGTCGTGCAGGCGCGCGGCCAGTCGGCGCAACTGGGCCTGCATCAGCCAGGCGAGAAATTCCACGGCGCCGAACAGCAGCACCGGCAGCAGCAGCAGTTCGTGTCCGGAATGCTGCGCCAGCAGCACGAAAGCCGCCGCCACCGACCAGCCGTAGGTGGTCAGGGTCCAGGCCGGGGCCGTGAACGCGGCCCGGTCAGAGGCCCGCCCCTGACTCTGGTTCTGCCCTACCGGACGCGGCGCCGGTCGGCGGGTCACCCGAAGGGCCGCGCCCACCGCGACCGTGCCCAGCAGCACGGCGAACAGCGAAGCCGGCACCGGGCCCTGCTGGCCGAGGCGCCACATCGCTTCGGCCAGCAGCGCCGCCGCGCCGAAAATCTGCAGCAGCATGCGCCATTTGCCCAGGGCCAGCAGCAGCGCCGCCGAGGTCAGGGTCAGGGCATAGAGGCCGCCGAGCAGCGCGCCCAGCAGGGCCGTATTCCACAGCCAGACGTCCCAGGGCTGGCCGGGCAGGGCCGCCAGGGCGCCCAGCAGCGTTCCCAGCACGCCGCCCGACAGCAGCCGGGAGCGCAGCGGCGCGGCGCTCAAACCGGCCGTCTGGCGCAGCCAGAACAGCCGCAGCCCCAGGCCCCAGGCCACCACCGCCGCGCCGGCTAGGGCGCTGCCGGCCGAATCCACGCCCAGCAGCCGCACGCTGCCGAGCGCCGCCAGACCGATCAGGAGCAGCAGCGGGCCGTGCCACAACAAGGTCCAGGGCAGCGGCCAGATCGGGCGCAGGGCCGGCGGCGGGGCCGCGACTCGCCGGGTGATGCTCAGGGCGTAGAGCTGCTCGGCGGCGTCGAAGACACTGTCGAAGCCGTAGCGCCGCCGCAGGGTATGGTCGCTGTAGCCGTCGGCTTCCAGAATGGCCGCCAGTTCCTCGGGGTCCACCGCCCGGCGACGCTCGAAGCGCAGGCGCCGGGCGAGTTCGCGCCGCTGGTCCGGCGCCTGCGGGCGAGCGGCGTGCAGGGGCGGGGTATCCTGGGGCGGCGGCACCGGCGGCAAGTCCAGCGTATCGCGCCGCGTTCTTCGGTCGAGGCTCACGAACGCGCTCCCGGCGGCGTGCCGGCCGCCCCGAGCATCAGGTCGTCTCCGAACTCGAACTCGTCGGCCGTAAACGGCGCCGCGCGGCCAAACGGCTCGGCATTGAGGAGTTTGTCGTAGATCTGGCGGTAGCTGCGCCGCCACGTTTCGGCGCTGAACAGCCCGGCGCGGGCCCGGGCGGCGTCCGACAGGCGGCGGCGCAGCGGCGCTTCGGCCAGCAGGCGCAGCACGCTGGAGGCCAGCGCCAGCAGGTCGCGCGGGGTGATCAGCACGCCGGCCTCGCCCAGCACTTCCGGCACCGCGCCCAGCCGGGGAGCGACGATCGGGCGGCCCAGCGCCATCGCTTCGAGCAGCCCCGGCGGCACTTCCTCGTCCAGGGCGCTCATCACCACCACCTGCCCTTCGCGGTAGGCCTCCGACCAGTCCGCCGGGGCCGGTTCGAACGTCACCTGGCGCTCCAGCCGCAAGCTGCCCACCAGCGCCCGGCAGCGCTCGAGCTCCGGGTTCGGGTTCTCGTCGAGCCCGGCAACGAACAAGCGCAGCCGCGCTTCGGGACGCTGACGCCGCACCAGATCGAAGGCCCGCAACAGCGTTTCGAGGTCCTGATCGGGGCGCACCTCGCCGCACCACACCACCACCGCTCCGGCGGGTTCCGGGGCCGGGGCCGTCAGCAGCGAGGAAGGCACCTGCAAACCGCTGCTCATCACCACAATGCGCTGCGGCGACGCGCCCAGATGCTCCTGCCAGTGACGTACCCGCTGCGAGCCGGCCACGATGACGCTGGCCTGCCGGTACACTGCCCGGCACAACAGGCGCCCGAAGCGCAGCTGCAGGGTCTTGAGCCCCAGCGGCGCCGGGGAGCGGCGAAACGCCAGATAGCGGCGGCGCAGCTCGACCTGCGGCTCGGTCAGTACGAACGGCGTGCCGCGCCGCCACAGGGCGTGCAGCGCCAGCAGGCCCGGCTCGCCGCTGCCCAGGGCGTGGCCCATGTTGGCCTGCGGCAGGGGCCGCTCAAAGCCTCGCAGCACGCCGCACAGCCACTCGGCAAAGGCCAGCGCGTCGGCCACGCTCGGCGCCGGCAGGCGCGGGCGCACTTCCGGCCGGGCCACCTCCCGCCAGGCCTCCAGCACGCGCTGCGCCGCCGCGCCGCTGAGCAGCACGCCGCCGAGCGGTCCCGCCTCGGACAGCGAGCTGAGCGCTTCCAGGCTCAGTTCGAAGGCGCCGACATCAGGCAGACACAGCGCCGTGACCAGGCCCGAGAGCGCTACCTCGGCGGTGGCACGCTGCGCCGGCGACAGGCGCCGGGTCTCCGGGCGCCCTTCCGGCCCACCCTG encodes the following:
- the sdaAB gene encoding L-serine ammonia-lyase, iron-sulfur-dependent subunit beta; the encoded protein is MSLLDMIGPVMIGPSSSHTAGACRIGQVARQLLGQTPARAEIGLHASFAKTGRGHGTHLALIAGLLGYTPDDARLPQAFDEAGAADLTYTFENVDLGDVHPNSARLRVWGNGEQVEVIASSTGGGVIDVIRVDGFKVSFSGGAFTLLTRYHDTVGVIAKVAGLLAADQVNIAALTCARNQRGGDAMLCTELDQPLGEAAHTFLRSWPEMKWVRMVRPVMDAGIQAPVLLGTTA
- a CDS encoding L-serine ammonia-lyase, iron-sulfur-dependent, subunit beta, which codes for MTLDDLMRAPAPASQWVLDRDCAENGLTPGMVKEAMRSRITEMRSSIERGLASSAPSITGMVGWNAKGLHDAPDVLNAPLLKRVQAYAMAVNEENARMGRIVAAPTAGSAGTIPGALLGVADHLGIPDEQLVMPMVLAAGVGKAISRQMFISGAAGGCQAEIGSSAAMAAAAVTELLGGTPRACVHAAAMALMNTIGLVCDPVGGYVEVPCVSRNAFFAVHAVSSAQLALSSLESFIPPDEVITAMAQVGRMMPLELRETAEGGLAQTPTGLAVTARMAEK
- a CDS encoding PadR family transcriptional regulator produces the protein MPRPPHISPQTRTVLAQLAASHPGWAYGYDLSKATGLKSGTLYPILRRLHEAHLLDAEWEPSPHPGKPPRHIYRLSEAGLKLAHEQQRPNMLQLKGALV
- a CDS encoding HAD family hydrolase, producing the protein MIFDAVLFDMDGVLVDSEVVSGRVWLQTLAEHGLAFEENEFMARAVGSSMSNLYAGFERDHGWVRPEGFEERLTGRLNEAFAVVPEVPGAAQTLRALEAAGVPFAVASNSVRERLHAKLKAAGLTGLVGSHAYHPGDVHGLGKPLPDLYLYAARQLGAKITRCLVVEDSLPGLSAGLSAGATAWAFIGGSHDVDSAGLQEAGAERVVASHAELRALLGI
- the murA gene encoding UDP-N-acetylglucosamine 1-carboxyvinyltransferase translates to MPVTPLHITGGRPLSGEFAVQPSKNAALPIIVAALLSREPVTLHGIPRLSDIYTILDIVGHLGAQHAWVGPNSVTLHTPEILNTEAPYALVSKMRASFIVMGSLISRAGEATVSMPGGCAFGYRPVDQHVKAFRALGLEMDEEGGNFAALRTRPLSGSYVFEMLTVGATQNAILAATLGSGQVVLENASIDTDVVDMINFLNSLGADIRGAGTNTITVQGVGSLRGGEYRIIPDRIEAGTIMLAAAATRSHITLTGVRPDHLRAVSMKLIEMGVGILESGDILTVDATRAALKPTNITALEFPGFPTDVQPQMSALLATVPGTSVVVDKIYPDRLTHVVELNRMGAQITVSEHTQIIQGGRVHGAPVKAADIRAGGALVVAALAAEGETIIDGMQYINRGYERFAERLRGLGAQAHQAELTLASAMD
- a CDS encoding glycosyltransferase; translation: MPLSRAPQVAGQVVQASRRPHVALYLADTSALSARHSWLRELVEGLPEVRFRAQLHTGAPASPALLAGFPGNLSGQGGPEGRPETRRLSPAQRATAEVALSGLVTALCLPDVGAFELSLEALSSLSEAGPLGGVLLSGAAAQRVLEAWREVARPEVRPRLPAPSVADALAFAEWLCGVLRGFERPLPQANMGHALGSGEPGLLALHALWRRGTPFVLTEPQVELRRRYLAFRRSPAPLGLKTLQLRFGRLLCRAVYRQASVIVAGSQRVRHWQEHLGASPQRIVVMSSGLQVPSSLLTAPAPEPAGAVVVWCGEVRPDQDLETLLRAFDLVRRQRPEARLRLFVAGLDENPNPELERCRALVGSLRLERQVTFEPAPADWSEAYREGQVVVMSALDEEVPPGLLEAMALGRPIVAPRLGAVPEVLGEAGVLITPRDLLALASSVLRLLAEAPLRRRLSDAARARAGLFSAETWRRSYRQIYDKLLNAEPFGRAAPFTADEFEFGDDLMLGAAGTPPGARS